From the genome of Nicotiana sylvestris chromosome 2, ASM39365v2, whole genome shotgun sequence, one region includes:
- the LOC104244338 gene encoding B3 domain-containing protein_Os12g40080-like: MAAKPQLQSGEGSSIWKSSTAKIPQPKFFKIILSQHECSSLRIPEDFARRYCKNMLNPVYLEVPTGEVWEVEVVLSQGQICLGIGWQDFSDFYSISCGHFLMFGYNARSHFNVTIFDLSASEIEYPYSSAHGIHTPISYSHETHHAPERDQSESDDSVEILEGIPRSQKPNAIIPDMVENSVENLDHCPLVQSSKRQRQEGDAEDDVSVDMHIKKMKVEKLREDVASPSFIRKGQKRNKGCRTHKQQSESVYGQHKSVMDKERAVAYQRAKAFKSKNPFIISFMQPSYVFSPFSLSVALKFARKYFLENYGNLVLRVPGKGRGSWSVKCTTRGTNATVYSGWKAFVLDNKLKCGDACVFEVIKGTRLFIDVTIFRAAWSTLMHKIVGEVPGGSDSKSNVIKTDNCVPCSQLKVVHTKKLKQRTEEHGEGTEIEHSVEILGHCPLVHGSKRNRPEGEAEGDVSIDLHTKSINVENTQKHVTSPSITRKTKRSGESCRMHKQQSKLVYAMNKTVLDKEMSIAYQRAKAFKSENPFVIYFMQPSYVSKPYSLQISLLFAVKYFREKCGNLVLRVPGRGSWPVKYALGKSKSKICFSWKAFVLDNKLNFGDVCVFELIKGGTKPILDVTIFRAAKSKPMHKIDAKLARVSDHKNKTIKTEKSVPCSQHKIFHSKKLNLEKKQKGDSDGFTSKIKEEFSEDTGKHVQQSKSSCKGSAVAKEMVLAYQRAKAFTSENPFFICLMQPSYVSSASGPVQLSITLERARKFFSTRHSDVVLRVSSKKSWAVKCILGTVNAKLSSGWKEFVLDNNLKVGDVCVFERVISRPKLLFNVIIFTSAEGR; the protein is encoded by the exons ATGGCAGCTAAGCCCCAATTGCAAAGTGGTGAAGGCTCTTCCATTTGGAAATCTTCTACTGCTAAAATTCCTCAACCAAAGTTCTTCAAGATTATACTTTCCCAACATGAATGCAGCAGTCTA AGGATTCCGGAAGACTTTGCGAGAAGATATTGCAAGAACATGCTAAACCCTGTGTATCTTGAGGTTCCCACTGGAGAAGTATGGGAGGTTGAAGTGGTTCTTTCTCAAGGCCAAATTTGTCTAGGCATTGGATGGCAAGATTTCAGCGACTTCTATTCAATAAGCTGCGGCCACTTTTTGATGTTTGGATACAATGCTCGTTCCCATTTTAATGTCACTATATTTGATTTGAGTGCATCAGAAATTGAATATCCATACAGTTCTGCCCATGGTATACACACTCCCATTTCTTATTCCCATGAAACACATCATGCACCAGAAAGAGACCAGTCCGAGTCAGATGATTCTGTAGAGATCCTCGAGGGTATTCCCAGAAGCCAGAAACCGAACGCGATAATTCCTGATATGGTTGAAAATTCTGTTGAGAACCTAGACCATTGTCCATTAGTACAGTCCAGCAAAAGACAAAGACAAGAAGGAGATGCAGAGGATGATGTTTCTGTTGACATGCATATAAAAAAAATGAAGGTTGAGAAGTTGCGAGAGGATGTAGCTTCACCTTCTTTCATAAGAAAAGGCCAAA AAAGAAATAAAGGCTGCAGGACGCACAAGCAACAATCCGAGAGTGTTTATGGTCAACACAAGTCAGTAATGGACAAAGAGAGGGCTGTAGCAtatcaaagagcaaaagcttttaaGTCCAAAAATCCATTTATTATATCTTTTATGCAACCATCTTATGTCTTCTCTCCATTCAGTCTG TCCGTAGCGCTGAAATTTGCCAGGAAGTATTTCCTTGAGAACTATGGCAATTTAGTGCTCCGTGTTCCGGGCAAAGGCAGGGGATCTTGGTCTGTCAAATGCACTACCAGAGGCACAAATGCTACAGTTTATTCTGGTTGGAAGGCATTTGTGCTGGACAATAAGTTAAAATGTGGTGACGCTTGTGTATTTGAAGTGATTAAGGGCACTCGGCTTTTTATAGATGTCACAATATTTCGTGCAGCTTGGAGCACACTAATGCACAAGATAGTTGGAGAAGTGCCAGGGGGTTCTGATAGTAAAAGCAATGTTATCAAAACTGATAATTGTGTTCCATGTTCACAACTCAAAGTAGTTCACACCAAGAAATTAAAGCAGCGGACAG AAGAACATGGTGAAGGCACTGAGATTGAGCATTCTGTTGAGATTTTGGGCCATTGTCCGTTAGTACATGGAAGCAAAAGAAATAGACCAGAAGGGGAGGCAGAGGGTGATGTTTCAATTGACCTTCACACCAAAAGTATCAATGTGGAAAACACACAAAAGCATGTCACTTCACCTTCTATCACAAGAAAAACCAAAA GAAGCGGAGAAAGTTGCAGGATGCACAAGCAACAATCCAAGCTGGTTTATGCTATGAACAAGACAGTATTGGACAAAGAGATGTCTATAGCAtatcaaagagcaaaagcttttaaATCTGAGAATCCATTTGTTATATATTTTATGCAACCATCATACGTCTCGAAACCATACAGTCTG CAAATATCACTCTTATTTGCTGTGAAATATTTCCGAGAGAAATGTGGCAATTTAGTGCTTCGTGTTCCTGGAAGAGGATCTTGGCCTGTCAAATACGCTCTgggaaaatcaaaatcaaaaatttgtttctcttgGAAGGCATTCGTACTGGATAATAAGTTAAATTTTGGAGACGTTTGTGTATTTGAATTGATTAAGGGCGGCACTAAGCCCATTCTAGATGTCACTATATTTCGTGCCGCTAAGAGCAAACCAATGCATAAAATAGATGCAAAATTGGCAAGGGTTTCTGATCATAAAAACAAGACTATCAAAACTGAGAAATCAGTTCCGTGTTCTCAACACAAAATATTTCACAGCAAGAAACTGAATCTTGAAAAGAAGCAGAAAGGAGATTCAGATGGATTCACTTCAAAAATTAAAG AAGAATTCAGTGAAGACACTGGGAAGCATGTGCAACAATCTAAGTCTTCTTGTAAGGGCAGTGCGGTGGCCAAAGAGATGGTCTTAGCAtatcaaagagcaaaagcttttaCATCTGAAAATCCGTTCTTCATATGTCTGATGCAACCATCATATGTGTCTTCTGCCAGCGGCCCGGTGCAATTG TCCATAACACTGGAGAGAGCTAGGAAATTTTTTTCCACTAGACATAGTGATGTGGTACTTCGAGTTTCAAGCAAGAAATCCTGGGCTGTAAAATGCATTCTTGGAACAGTTAATGCTAAGTTGTCCTCCGGTTGGAAGGAGTTTGTGCTTGACAATAACCTAAAAGTAGGTGATGTTTGTGTCTTCGAAAGGGTTATAAGTAGACCCAAACTTTTGTTCAATGTCATTATATTTACTTCTGCTGAAGGTAGGTAA